From one Lotus japonicus ecotype B-129 chromosome 3, LjGifu_v1.2 genomic stretch:
- the LOC130744228 gene encoding uncharacterized protein LOC130744228: MKGLCKWIEDKVNEGEQWALPSQVRKIVPPKVRLLFWQGCYNKIACKQNLLSRGVSLEDNGLCSLCSQAPETADHLFLHCLLSWSMWSDIVKREGVAWVPPNSLVDLAKQWDFLCVNSDPILWKLIPYSLVWFLWVRRNELVFKDKAFNREKVWDMHVMQIGWWVKAKWKDCPYNTEQFNANFCNIRMKMTAVSVRTTTWQPPTLGTLKFNVDGAS, translated from the coding sequence ATGAAAGGATTATGCAAGTGGATCGAGGACAAGGTAAATGAAGGAGAACAATGGGCACTACCATCTCAGGTGAGGAAAATAGTCCCACCTAAGGTGAGATTGCTATTTTGGCAGGGGTGTTACAACAAGATAGCTTGCAAACAAAATCTTCTGAGTCGTGGGGTTTCTTTGGAGGACAATGGCCTCTGCTCGCTATGCTCCCAAGCTCCTGAAACTGCTGATCACCTTTTCCTACACTGCTTGCTGTCTTGGAGCATGTGGAGTGACATAGTAAAAAGAGAAGGCGTTGCTTGGGTACCTCCAAACTCCCTGGTTGATTTAGCCAAACAGTGGGATTTCCTTTGTGTTAATTCAGACCCTATCTTATGGAAATTAATCCCTTATTCTCTGGTTTGGTTCCTATGGGTCAGAAGAAACGAGTTGGTATTCAAAGATAAAGCCTTCAACAGagaaaaagtttgggatatgCATGTTATGCAAATTGGATGGTGGGTGAAAGCTAAATGGAAGGACTGCCCTTACAACACTGAACAATTTAACGCAAATTTCTGCAATATAAGAATGAAAATGACTGCAGTGAGTGTAAGGACAACAACTTGGCAACCTCCAACGCTAGGTACTCTCAAATTTAATGTTGACGGTGCTTCTTAA